tgttttttttttttatttttgttattttttcgttttgcctGATAATTCTATTATTGCTCTCGCTCTCTTGGGGGGAGTGCAAAATAATGGATGGCAATTCGCGGACGGAAATTTTGCGAATTTAGCGAGTCGCTTCAATTTTGTGCAAATTGAATGCACAAACACTGCGAAATGGGGAGAAATTATGAACTCCGTTCTTCTTCCTCCTctctcccacacacacacacacgcacacacgtgcACGCGCGAATTTTCGTgacagctgcagctggagaagaagaagagcgcGAATGATCGCTCAAGGACTCAAAATCGTCCTACTGTTtcctctctcgctctctcttgTTCAGtgccttttgttgtttcgTTTACCTAACACAACGCTTTATTTGTATTGCCAGgactcactcacactcacgCGCGCACGTACACCAACACTAGCGCACTGCAGCTGAGCTCAACGGAAAAATCGATGATGAATCTGCGAATTAAAAGTTAATAGCCGCACATCGATTCATTTCCCGCAATAGCCAGTCGctttaatttagtttttcagccttgtttttgctgctgtaGAGGAAAACGACAGCAAGGCTTCGTTGAAAAACCCGTTCGGCGCGcaggaaagtcggaaaaacaaaaatcgaagAGCGGCTTGGTAACAAAACGCGCCCACTCGCCGAAAACAACaagtttaaatattaatttaatcgatttttatttacgaaaccataatatacatatgtatatcgcAATTACTCCATGCGGGCGAACAGAAACACACTATCGCGTCGAATTTATTTTCGGTTGAgttataaaaattgtttaaatgcCGCAGGCATTAAAGAAATATCGATGTttctttaataatatttttaattgctaaCCGAAAAAACAGCGCGCGCTGCTGCGCTCTCTCGAAAAATTACAGAGCAAATGCGCTGCGGGTTGCTTATATAGATTTTGAAAGTATTAGAGAAACCGAATGGAGGTAATGCAGAAATACCAAAGCCGGGAATTCCCGCTCTCCCAAGCTGTTAACCGCATGGCATATCTCACTGTTAACTTCACCTGTTAAATGTATCTATCGGATGCACACAATGTATCTCATTCATAATAACGGTATCTTTAGATAAGAAAAActaatattacatttttattatttttacatacttttaacTTATTTAGAAATTcctttaaatacaaattaaaagatGGGCTATTGATTGAGTAAGACTGCAAATGTCGGCGGGCACATTTCAAATGCAATCTTGAAAATACCATTATAAAAATACTAACCTCAATCGGTAAAGTCTTATACGTAGTCTTATACTTTCTGTTATCTTTTAagtttgaaaatataataatttcccattaaattaaataaattaaaatttaaggTAAAAGATTTAGGAATAGTTGTCTGGGTGTTATTATATacaataaatgtaataaaatgtaaattttaaaaaactagtggaaagaaaaaaaatgaccataaattgtttaattttccatttttaaatatttttgagatttttcaaaaaaattttatttaaagtaacACTCTCGTGCGAAATTATgaatgaaaattatattttatttcacaacatattttatttaagatCAACAATTTCGCATTAAggtgaaatatttataaaacacGTGATCAATAGAATTATTTTTCCAAGCCCATGAATTCGATTAGGCTAAAAATAGCTTAGATGACGTCACTTTTATCGTGCGCTTGCATTCGTATGTGACTGATAAAGAAAGGCAAATGTTTACAGTCCGAAAGTCGAGATAAGCTTGGCGCCAAACTTGCCTATAAAAGCTCAACAACCGAATGCCGCAGAAGCCAGTCAAATTCAAGTGTTCAAGTGAAGCAGCCGCAACATAAGTCGCAGATTCCGCAGCAGTTACAGCAGTTGTATCCAGTGGTGTTAAGTGAATTCCTTATCGGGTCAGGTGTAAACTAGTGCGAAAATGTCGCAATCCGATAACGTGGCACGTGAGCAAACTGCGGCAAGCGCAGTGCCGGAGGCATGTCAAGGCTGCCGCGGCCAGTTGCCACGTGCCACGCCCGTGGAAGTGGAGGACATGGCCACCCCGTCGCTGGAGAGACTCATTCGAAAGGCCAACATGGCCCAGAAAATGCTGAACGATGTGATGAAGCAGATCCAACAGGAATCTCAGCTCTCCACCAAGGAGAGCAGTTCCAAGCACCACAGCTCCGATGGAGGTAAACGACGACACAGGGGACGCAAACATGGTCATCACACTAGCTCCtcttccagttccagttccggCCACAGTGACTGCGAGCTGATCCTggcggagcaggaggagcacaTGCCCAGGAGCAGGAGACACATTCGTGATGATCGCAAGCGGGATCGCTCCAGGTCTCGCGGTCGTTCCCGTGGTCACTCGCGTGGCCGTTCTCATGGGCGTTCTCGTTCCAGGTCCTACACCGATTCCCGACGATCCCGAGCATTGCCCCTGGCTCTGCCCGTTCGGATTTCCGTGTGAGTATCTGGCTGCATTCAGTATTATCCACTATTCATTACCcattttaaaagttaagtgtgcacaaaaaaaaaacaaaaaaaaaaggaaatttaaataaataaaatatataatatgcttaaagaaaaaattaaaatgtattttaattgaatttaaattgaagggggtttttatatattttaggtCCAGCAGTTTGTCTTTCTGGTCAACGTATTCAAGAAAATTAGTTACGTTCGCTGATGAAATGCTGAGATAgtcatttgttatttttacTTACCgaaattgtgaaatatttGAACCACAGATAAAccaaattttgttatttttaaatatttcttatattttttaaatgccgTTTGTTTTTACattaatagtttttattttgtagttgttgtGCTAATTATAtgttaaacataaaaaatggTTTCTCCCTCTCTTCTATAATTACTCGGTTTTGTTCTCGTTTTGATTGTGATCTATTAAGTTAATTTCTTCTTTTGATTTGTAGACTTTGCTGTGAGGTTGCTCCTTGCAGTCGCAACTTGCTGTTTGTTCTTAATAAATTCGTAAAATTCGATGTTAAATGTAATAAACCATTTCATTGCTTCGTAcaaataaatgcatataaaaaCCGACTAAAATCGCGTTAATCGCTATACAAACAAAGAGTGCTGTTGGCTcgtaaattttcatttttctttcttttttttcttggttGCTTGATTGTTAAATGAGACACAAAAGAATTATGCTGCTGTCTGGCTCGGGCCGAATAAATTTTACCCAAGTGAACACCTTAATCTGCGACTTTATTTTGTGAGTTCTGTGGCTCTAATTGGTATGTTCATATTTCGTGGCTGCTATTTACTCGCTTTTCATGGCTTGcattatttattgtatatcCGTAATTTAAGAGAGCTTTGtctaaaaacaaattttggcACATGGTTTCCGAAATGGGTTCAATTCGTCCCTCTGATCCTTCAACTCCTACTCTTCCTCCTAACACTTTTGGTTTTCCTCGATTTTATTTGACTGTTTAATGGGTTTTCCTTATGCTTTTGTAGGCTAGTTAAAATACAGCTATGTACTCGTATTACTTTTGGATTATTCGATACGAACTAAGAGTTATATTAATTTGTagtttgtttgtctgctcctAACTTGGCTTCCTTCCATTCCATTCTGCTGCTTGCTTGATTGAGTGTTTATGATAAttcgaaatttaattacgacTTGTATTTGATTCTCCTACAGGCTCATTCAATTTACTTTCatttaattcgtttttaaaaacatttatctaCAACTCGACGAATGACAGTTTATTGTAATGGAAACACTAATGTGTGATTACTGCGATATCATGTCATATTATCTATGAATACTGCTGCTTTCTCGAATTCAAATTCAGCTGGCGACATACGAGTattcgagtgtgtgtgtacatcGGCTATATCGAATACATTTAGTTAACATTTTCATTGTGgctttacttttacttttactttgaCTTTTACTTTaactttcacttttttgttttctgtgtgaGTCATGCAACATTTTCAGTCCTTTGagggttttttcttttgattatTTACAGCATTTGCTCAATACTCTACATGTACGTGGATTCGCTAACAACTAAATGAGTATTCTTCGATTGTATATCTTGGTATATATCCTATATACATAGATGAGCACACGACTGCCTCATAACGTAGACACGTACACACGGACacacataaatatacattCATATAAATTTGTACACAGCATATATCTGAGTTTTCGCTTTagttgaaattaattcaaGATTAAATTCCTCGTTTCATCGCCTCATCGCCCTGGGTGCACCTGGTACACAAAACCGAAACTTATAGACTTTATCGACTACTTTAGGAGTAGCTTTGTATAGGCCAAACACTCATTGCTTCTAACTTGGCGAGACTTGCACACACTTAGAAGAAGGTCGTCCTTTCTACATACGATGAAAAACAGTTCGATTCGAATCGATTCGATACGATAGTTGGCGATAGTTGGTAGTTTTGCAGTTAGTAGTTTGAGTTACAGTTTCGAGTGATATACGCTTTAGTCGTGTTTACGGATACTTAATAGACTACGttagtatatatacatacaacaTTTCTGGAAGTTCGACAACTGACCTGGGTTCTTTCTGGACACATGCCATATGCATTCATGGGTATATAGCATGCACAATCGACAATACTTAGATATAGTAGATGACCTCTATAAATAGGGCAGGAGTTCATAATGGGAAGtgtttcgattcgattcggtatgtttggtttttgttttgggttgGATGGTTGGTGCAGAATTTTGATACTGATTGTCCGAAAGTTTACTGAGTGTTGTTCtggttgtttcttttttttttggggggggggaCAGGAGGGTATTACTGGGTTTTTGTGGGGCTCTTCCGAAAGTTTGGAGTAGAGGGGGGTTTATCATTTGAAAAGTGGTGTGGGGGTTAGGTAACAAATgcattacaaaaatgtacaaaaacggcccggctgctgctgttaaGTTTCTGGCTATCGGGGGGCCCAATCTCATCCAATATGCTGATCTTGCGATCAGATCTTACCAATGTCTCAGACGGATATCGAATAATCCGATTTCTCGCTAAGCAATTTTTGGCCAGGAGCGGGTGAATGTTGTTggcgttgttgttgcagtggctgttgttgttgtggctgcggTGACTTTGAATGCGCTCGTTTGTGTGGTTGCTGTggtgcctgctgctgctgctgctgttggtggtgctgctgctggtggtgcttctgctgctgttgctgttgctgctgctgttggtgctcctgctgcagctgggaggtggtggaggagggTCGGGACCAGAGCGATGACCTCTGACCCAGCTTGAGCTTCTTAATCGTATCCACATCGACCTCAACCTCGGCCAGCTCGATCCGTTCGCCCAGGCCGCCGTCCTCCGTGCGATGGAAGGCGCCGGCGTTGCACTCGGCCTGCAGCTGGAGCGGATGCAGCGTGCGCAGGATGCCGGCCCTGGATGCGTGTTTTCATTTGGGGGTGTGGGAGGTTGGTGGGTGGCAATCGTTGGGGGGTGTTAAGGGGGTGCAAGTACAAGAAAGGGTCCAGAGTTGGTTTTTTTGATTGCAACCACAGCATTCAAGCATTCATTCGTTTAAAGACCTAGTGGTGTTGTTCTAGTCTGGTGGTTGTGTGGTTGGGTGTGCGTGGGTGGGCACAGATTTCACTACCTGATTTATCAGCTTGCACCTTAATGGCTTTAAATTTTAACAGAAAATTCTCAAAGGATTCTAAACCTGAAGTATCTTTTTTAGagcatacttttaggcagATGTTAACAGAAAATGTTAACATAACATGTTATCCAGGCACTTAGCTGGGCAACCAGGTCGTGAAATGGGTCCTTAACGGGCCCCCTCGGGGGGACCACACACCTCACCGTAGGCCAGGTCTCATGTCTGATCGATTGGGTCCATGTAGGTGCAGGAGATCTCGCCGCTGTCATAGCCGAAACCGTCCATGGCCTCCATGGCACCACCAACGTATTCACTCCCCCCATTGGCCGTATCCTATTTGGGCAGCGTGGGCGCTGTGAAGAACTTGGAGGAGAGCATGGCCGTCGAGGGATTGAGCAGTGTGCccggatgctgctgctgaagctgctgctgctgctgctggtgaggATGCGATTGctggttgtggttgtggtggtgcgGTGGCTCATGCGCGGGCATTATGGACTTGTGTGGTATGGGGCGGAACTGTGAGGAGGGCGGCATGCAGGCTACCAACGGGCTATTACCAATGCCGTCCAGCCCCAACAGCTCCTGGCCATTGGCCTCCAGCTGATGGAGCTTGGGCGTGATCAGGAGGGGCTGCTGTTGCTTCAAACTACTACTGTTCGGATTGGAGCTACTATGCTGGGAATTGTTACTACTATTCTGCAACTGCTGCTTGTGGaactgtttctgctgctgtgTACTGATCGATGGCGACTTGACCAATGTGGGTATGTGGCACTGTATGGAGTCTTGCGATTTGAAGGTGCTCGATATGGATTTTAGATTTCCGCCGCGCGGCGATAGAATTTTGTTCGAATTGCTCGATGTCGATGGTGTGGCTGTCGTATTGGTGGCTGTGGTGTTCgtgttgctggtggtgttgttgttcattttgttgctgttgtggtgGCGCGGTGTGGTATTGGTGGAAAACTGATATTGCTGATGATGATACCTGGAGCGACCGCGGCGGGGCAATGATTTCTGTTCGGACATTGGTGACAGATCGGAGGAGGTGCTTGATTGTGCTCCATGGTAGATGATGCCTACGGCGGAATGGATCAACGGATCAACacgatggtggtggtggatcAATCGCAGCGCAGATCAATCGCAGGAGATGTTAGTGGGGAAGAAAAgaacagaaaaacaaatagCGGGCTGATAGAGAGTTTCTTTTTTGGCAGGGATACAATACATAgataacatacatatataacaaaATGTTAACAAAACTTAACACTAACTTAGCACTAGCAATTACAAAATTGGGTGTCTTAGTCTTATTGCTTGGCCTGATCTGAGTAATTCGTGTGGAGTTTTGTTTGGTGCAGTTTGGCCTACTACAGATATGTTATCGAGATATTGTGGTTTGGAAAGTGTTGTATTAGTCTAGAGtctgcaaaaacaaagcaacaCAAAAAGAGAGTTCAGCTGGCAGAATACTTCAGGATAAAAGCCTAGGAGCTTACAACAGAGGACTTCTGCAGTGAAAGCCATCTCGATATAAGGTTTTTTTTAACAGACttgaaatcaaatgaaagaGCTCTTCATCAAATCAATAGAGaatataaactataaaaaataataatttcagtTTTGAGCGGACATTCACTGCAGATAAACCAAAAAACTTGGGACTTTCTAATGATCCGTTTCAGAAAACTTCCCCATCCTTGACTTACTGTGCTTGATCTTGCCCTCGTGCTGGTTGGAGGACTCGGTGCGACTGGAGGTGAGCTGGTCCTGGTCCGATTCCGACTCCTCGCTCTCCGGCTCCGTCTTCCTGGAGTGGCGCCTCCGGTTCTTGGACTGCACATGGAATATGGAACAGCGGGAAATTAGTCTGGATTGACATCTCTGTGCGGGGTATTTCGCAGCTAGCGACTACAAAGCGCCTGGGACAAAAGAACGCTTCTCGAACAAAAGAATGGGTAACTCAAGATTGGCAGGTGACATGGATCCAGGGCATTTCAGCCCCTTGGCATGATTTACGGCATTGCAATTAATGTGAACTGAAGAGCAAACAAATACACGAGCATGGAATATAACATAAAAAGCACGTAGTACACTTAGAAAAACACTAATTGTGGCATGGCCACATTCGATCAATCGAAGTACTTAGTAGTAGAAGGAGAGATACAGAGAGAGGAGAGAGAGAGCtaaatcaaagaaatgaaTAAACAAACGCACGATATTATGGAACGGTGAGGTCTGATAATAATTATGAATTGTCTTTAGTGGacgttggtggtggtggtggtgatgggtggtggttgttgttggtgggTGGTTCAGTACCGCGGCTGGTGGTGGCGACGAGCAGCCCTCGGCCAGGGCCCGCTCGTGGTACATGAACGAGTGGAGCAGCGTGTTGGCCGGTCCGCCGTGGTGCGGCTGCGACATGTTGCCCCCAGCCTCCGACAGCTGGAAGGTGGCGTACGGCGAGATGTCCTCGGAGGTTTCTGTGGAAAGACGTCCTCGGGCGGTTAGGGGATCTGATCGAGTGGCAGGGCTCAACAGGGGTCACAGAAATCTCAAGTGCTTTTTTAGTTAAATCAGTTGAATCAAGAGTTTATACTTGGAATTACTAATTGAGATATAATTCAACTTCCATTGAAAACGATTATTTTCCTCTTTTGTACTCAGATGGATTTTTGAAAGGATTCTTTTAGTTGAGATTTCTGAGAACCAATCACTCACCTGGAATCTTATCGTTGTTCTGCATAGACACCTTGTGAATGGTGGCATAATACCGCTCCCGCTGTGCAGCCTCTGAATTTGCTCGATTCTCGAGTGATTCCTTTTGAATTTGACTTTGCTCTGCGAGCGGTGGTGCATTTTTAAGCACTGGGTCAATTAGTGGAGCTCTGGTTGTCATGGAGATTATATACTTACTGTGTCTGTAGCAAACGATGATCATGATGATGGTGCAGAACATGCCCGATACCGCCGCAATGGTTGGAATGAGCAGGTTTATATTGGCGAATATCACATTGGTTTGACCACCATGGCCACGGTGCATGATTTCTGGCGGCGGTGGATCACCATCCTTGGTCAGGGTCACAAAGTTGAATTCCGCCTGCGAGATGCCAGCCACATTGTGCGCCTCCATGCGAAGTTGATAGAGCGTCGATGGTTGCAGATTGTTGACCACTATGCGACGCTGTGGCTTCAAGGCATTGGAAACTGCGAAGAA
This portion of the Drosophila santomea strain STO CAGO 1482 chromosome 3L, Prin_Dsan_1.1, whole genome shotgun sequence genome encodes:
- the LOC120448586 gene encoding arginine/serine-rich coiled-coil protein 2 isoform X2; protein product: MSQSDNVAREQTAASAVPEACQGCRGQLPRATPVEVEDMATPSLERLIRKANMAQKMLNDVMKQIQQESQLSTKESSSKHHSSDGGKRRHRGRKHGHHTSSSSSSSSGHSDCELILAEQEEHMPRSRRHIRDDRKRDRSRSRGRSRGHSRGRSHGRSRSRSYTDSRRSRALPLALPVRISV
- the LOC120448586 gene encoding arginine/serine-rich coiled-coil protein 2 isoform X1 is translated as MSQSDNVAREQTAASAVPEACQGCRGQLPRATPVEVEDMATPSLERLIRKANMAQKMLNDVMKQIQQESQLSTKESSSKHHSSDGGKRRHRGRKHGHHTSSSSSSSSGHSDCELILAEQEEHMPRSRRHIRDDRKRDRSRSRGRSRGHSRGRSHGRSRSRSYTDSRRSRALPLALPVRISVSSSLSFWSTYSRKLVTFADEMLR
- the LOC120448586 gene encoding uncharacterized protein LOC120448586 isoform X4, with amino-acid sequence MSQSDNVAREQTAASAVPEACQGCRGQLPRATPVEVEDMATPSLERLIRKANMAQKMLNDVMKQIQQESQLSTKESSSKHHSSDGVPVPATVTAS
- the LOC120448586 gene encoding RNA-binding motif protein, X-linked 2 isoform X3, with protein sequence MSRLPRPVATCHARGSGGHGHPVAGETHSKGQHGPENAERCDEADPTGISALHQGEQFQAPQLRWSSSSGHSDCELILAEQEEHMPRSRRHIRDDRKRDRSRSRGRSRGHSRGRSHGRSRSRSYTDSRRSRALPLALPVRISVSSSLSFWSTYSRKLVTFADEMLR